One Natrinema halophilum genomic window carries:
- a CDS encoding amidohydrolase, whose amino-acid sequence MSHQERNRVRELRRAFHRHPEPGWREFRTTARVVEELEQIGVDEIAVGREALATDERMAVPPESELEPWIERARNAGVRSDILERTTGGHTGVIAVLEQGMGPCIGLRVDLDAISMGESADRDHRPAAEGFRSEHDGYMHACGHDAHLAMALGTIEALKESEFEGTLKVFFQPAEEISGGGKAMAESGYLDDVDYLLAVHIGLDHPTGEVVAGIEKPLAMAHLTATFRGASAHAGKAPNEGANAMQAAATAIQNAYAIPRHSDGMTRVNVGRIEGGTASNVIAEEVAIEAEVRGETTALMEYTRTELERVLYAAAEMHDCDVTPRVISESPRVDSHPALRDLIGNVAWEVKGVERVVPAEDFGVSEDVTYLMERVQDDGGLASYILVGTDHPTSHHTPTFDIDEESLEIGVSLLSETMIELSRRRP is encoded by the coding sequence ATGTCACACCAGGAGCGAAACAGAGTACGCGAACTTCGCCGAGCGTTCCACCGCCATCCCGAACCCGGTTGGCGCGAGTTCCGGACGACGGCACGGGTCGTCGAGGAACTCGAACAAATCGGCGTCGACGAGATCGCCGTTGGCCGCGAAGCGCTGGCGACTGATGAACGCATGGCCGTGCCCCCGGAGTCGGAACTAGAGCCCTGGATCGAGCGCGCTCGTAACGCGGGTGTTCGATCGGACATCCTGGAACGCACCACTGGCGGCCACACGGGAGTTATCGCGGTCCTCGAGCAAGGGATGGGGCCGTGTATCGGCTTGCGCGTCGATCTCGACGCGATATCGATGGGGGAGTCGGCAGATCGCGATCACCGCCCGGCCGCAGAGGGCTTTCGCTCCGAGCACGACGGCTACATGCACGCCTGTGGTCACGACGCCCACCTCGCGATGGCACTCGGCACGATCGAGGCGCTGAAAGAAAGCGAGTTCGAGGGAACGCTGAAAGTCTTTTTCCAGCCCGCCGAGGAGATCTCCGGTGGGGGGAAGGCGATGGCCGAGAGCGGTTACCTCGACGACGTCGACTACTTGCTCGCAGTGCACATCGGACTCGATCACCCGACCGGCGAGGTCGTCGCCGGCATCGAAAAGCCCCTGGCGATGGCCCATCTGACCGCGACGTTCAGGGGTGCAAGCGCTCACGCCGGAAAAGCACCGAACGAAGGCGCAAACGCGATGCAGGCGGCCGCGACGGCGATCCAGAACGCCTACGCCATCCCGAGGCACAGCGACGGAATGACCCGGGTGAACGTCGGCCGGATCGAGGGCGGCACCGCGAGCAACGTCATCGCCGAGGAGGTCGCTATCGAAGCCGAGGTCCGCGGCGAGACGACGGCCCTGATGGAGTATACCCGGACCGAACTCGAGCGCGTTCTCTATGCGGCAGCCGAAATGCACGACTGCGACGTCACGCCGCGGGTGATCAGCGAGTCACCCCGGGTCGACAGCCATCCCGCACTCCGCGATCTCATCGGGAACGTCGCGTGGGAGGTCAAGGGCGTCGAGCGCGTCGTTCCGGCCGAAGACTTCGGGGTGAGCGAAGACGTGACGTACCTGATGGAGCGCGTCCAGGACGACGGCGGTCTCGCGTCGTACATTCTCGTCGGGACGGATCACCCGACGAGCCA
- a CDS encoding aspartate aminotransferase family protein, which yields MTAGPPIDELHFEDAPTVDSVPGPKTRALLEKQERIDSSAVAYPDDIPIAFEEGKGATVRDADGNTYIDLFAGIGVLNVGHSNPYVLEAVHEQADKFVHTVDFPTEARLELIEKLDEIAPDGLQGQNKVVFGGPTGSDAIEASIKLAKYNTGGDGLIAFRGGYHGATTGAMSVTSNKKFKGPYTPLLSDVVHAPYPHPFRQDRTPENAVDRALEEVKAIVEDPYGGLANPAGIIVEPIQGEGGIVTPPERFLQGLRDIADDNDVVLVFDEIQSGLGRTGRWWASDWEGVAPDVMTSAKALGGAGFPLSATIYHEDLDTWGAGDHAGTYRGHVVGMRAGMRAIEYIQDHDLLAHARDLGEYIRGRLREAGDGNDRLADVRGRGLFIGAEFVDADGEPDGDTVDAVQQYCFERGVLIWTAGRHGNVLRFLPPLVLTRALAETALDVVVEAIEDVTAESKRAV from the coding sequence ATGACGGCAGGACCGCCGATCGACGAACTCCACTTCGAGGACGCACCGACCGTCGACTCCGTTCCCGGCCCGAAGACGCGAGCGCTGCTCGAGAAACAGGAACGGATCGACAGTAGCGCAGTCGCGTATCCGGACGACATTCCGATCGCGTTCGAAGAGGGAAAGGGCGCGACGGTCCGTGACGCCGACGGCAACACATACATCGACCTCTTTGCAGGCATCGGCGTCCTCAACGTCGGTCACTCGAATCCGTACGTTCTCGAAGCCGTACACGAACAGGCAGATAAGTTCGTTCACACGGTCGATTTCCCGACCGAGGCCCGCCTCGAACTGATCGAGAAGTTAGACGAGATCGCACCCGACGGCTTGCAGGGACAGAACAAGGTCGTCTTCGGCGGCCCGACCGGCAGCGACGCCATCGAGGCGTCGATCAAGCTGGCCAAATACAACACCGGCGGCGACGGTCTGATTGCGTTTCGCGGGGGCTACCATGGAGCGACGACGGGCGCGATGAGCGTCACGTCGAACAAGAAGTTCAAGGGCCCGTACACGCCGCTGCTCTCCGACGTCGTCCACGCGCCGTATCCCCACCCGTTCCGACAGGACAGGACGCCCGAGAATGCTGTCGACCGCGCGCTCGAGGAGGTCAAAGCGATCGTCGAAGATCCGTACGGCGGACTCGCGAATCCTGCCGGGATCATCGTCGAACCGATCCAGGGCGAAGGCGGCATCGTCACGCCGCCGGAAAGATTTCTGCAGGGCCTGCGCGATATCGCCGACGATAACGACGTCGTCCTCGTCTTCGACGAGATTCAGAGCGGCCTCGGCCGCACCGGGCGGTGGTGGGCCAGCGATTGGGAGGGCGTCGCACCAGACGTCATGACCTCCGCGAAGGCCCTGGGCGGCGCCGGGTTCCCACTCTCTGCGACCATCTACCACGAAGACCTCGATACGTGGGGAGCGGGCGACCACGCTGGCACCTACCGCGGTCACGTCGTCGGAATGCGAGCGGGAATGCGCGCCATCGAGTACATTCAGGACCACGACTTGCTAGCCCACGCCCGCGACCTCGGCGAATACATCCGCGGTCGGCTTCGCGAGGCGGGCGACGGAAACGACCGTCTCGCGGACGTCCGCGGCAGAGGCCTGTTCATCGGCGCCGAGTTCGTCGATGCCGACGGCGAACCGGACGGCGATACCGTCGACGCCGTCCAGCAGTATTGCTTCGAACGTGGGGTCCTCATCTGGACGGCCGGTCGCCACGGCAACGTCCTGCGATTCCTTCCGCCGCTCGTGCTCACTCGAGCGTTAGCCGAAACCGCACTGGACGTCGTCGTCGAAGCGATCGAAGACGTAACAGCCGAATCCAAACGGGCCGTCTAA
- a CDS encoding proline dehydrogenase family protein, producing MIPPIANRFVAGESPATALEHVRQLNERDVSAIVNLLGEHYDEHDPVAADAAEYRRLVSDIANSGLEAAISVKPSQLGLDLGEDVFRAELTEVVDAAADRGVFVWIDMEDHTTTDATLDAFEAMARRHGSGVGICVQANLRRTRADVRRLADVPGKVRFVKGAYDPPSDVAYSDSDRIDEEYRKLLEYAFEHYDGGIGVGSHDPAMIEFAKALHDWYGTDFEIQMLMGVREDAQYELAAEYDVWQYVPYGDRWKSYFYRRVTERTDNLKFALRAVLSG from the coding sequence ATGATCCCGCCGATAGCGAATCGGTTCGTCGCGGGGGAGTCGCCGGCGACAGCGCTCGAGCACGTCCGCCAACTGAACGAGCGCGACGTGAGCGCGATCGTCAATCTCCTCGGAGAGCACTACGACGAACACGATCCAGTCGCCGCGGACGCCGCCGAATACCGGCGGCTCGTCTCCGACATCGCGAATTCGGGACTCGAGGCAGCTATCTCCGTCAAACCCTCGCAGTTGGGACTGGATCTCGGCGAGGACGTGTTTCGAGCGGAACTGACCGAGGTCGTCGACGCCGCTGCCGACCGCGGCGTCTTCGTCTGGATCGACATGGAAGATCACACGACGACCGACGCGACCCTGGACGCGTTCGAGGCCATGGCCCGACGACACGGCAGCGGCGTCGGAATTTGCGTGCAAGCTAACCTCCGTCGGACGCGAGCGGACGTGAGGCGGCTTGCAGACGTTCCCGGAAAGGTTCGCTTCGTCAAAGGGGCGTACGATCCCCCGTCGGACGTCGCCTATTCTGACAGCGATCGGATCGACGAGGAGTACCGGAAACTGCTCGAGTACGCGTTCGAACACTACGACGGTGGTATCGGCGTCGGAAGCCACGATCCGGCGATGATCGAATTCGCGAAAGCGTTGCACGACTGGTACGGGACCGACTTCGAGATTCAGATGCTCATGGGCGTCCGCGAGGACGCCCAGTACGAGTTAGCCGCGGAATACGACGTCTGGCAGTACGTTCCCTACGGCGATCGGTGGAAATCGTATTTCTACCGTCGGGTCACCGAACGGACCGACAACCTCAAATTCGCGCTCCGGGCGGTTCTCAGCGGGTGA
- a CDS encoding ArsR family transcriptional regulator, translated as MQPSWWSKYDGPILEMLYESGKALPPRVILFNLEYEERASPHRSTVKRRLKRLTDHELTEKVDDSGYYILTDKGRSWVEGDLDNRDLEADW; from the coding sequence GTGCAACCGAGCTGGTGGAGCAAGTACGATGGGCCAATTCTGGAGATGCTCTACGAAAGCGGCAAGGCCCTCCCACCGCGCGTCATCTTGTTTAATCTCGAATACGAAGAACGGGCCTCACCGCATCGATCCACGGTAAAGCGCCGACTGAAACGGCTCACTGATCATGAACTCACCGAGAAAGTCGATGACTCGGGATATTATATCCTGACTGACAAAGGCCGTTCGTGGGTCGAAGGGGACCTCGATAATCGTGACCTGGAAGCGGATTGGTAA
- a CDS encoding PadR family transcriptional regulator, with product MAEDDTQSPEISARSDASHEHDCPFLSVDGTTWTDLTAVQRDCLEIVSRRENDANPVDEPEILRTLERRSPVAKQTHRYADLMVLVGRVLLSRRVRHTERTSEYRLTDEGRALLLQRAERLAEICGIRTVEAEPATETVARDGGKNG from the coding sequence ATGGCCGAAGACGACACACAAAGCCCCGAAATCTCCGCCCGCTCAGACGCATCACACGAGCACGACTGCCCCTTCCTGTCTGTCGACGGGACGACGTGGACCGACCTCACCGCGGTTCAACGCGACTGCCTCGAGATCGTGTCCCGTCGCGAGAACGACGCGAATCCAGTTGACGAACCCGAGATACTACGAACGCTCGAGCGGCGTTCTCCCGTCGCGAAGCAAACACACCGGTACGCGGATCTGATGGTGCTCGTCGGTCGTGTCCTCCTCTCGAGACGCGTGCGACACACTGAACGGACGTCCGAATACCGCCTCACGGATGAGGGTCGCGCTCTCCTGTTACAGCGCGCCGAGCGCCTCGCGGAGATCTGTGGCATCCGAACCGTCGAAGCCGAGCCCGCAACCGAGACTGTCGCTCGAGACGGGGGCAAGAACGGATGA
- a CDS encoding threonine synthase, producing MASNLTCPRCDAVYEASPTEPWRCACEHPLEFTERPHPNGDPLPLHSLDTSEGLWTFFEFLPIEQHVTFYEGFTPIVDAPDWGAQFKLEYVFPTGSFKDRGATTTLSRAVEIGVEKVIEDSSGNAGASIATYAAHAGLEADIFVPADVKQSKLMTIQRADARPVRIDGTRADVAAACHEAVEGEADDEHGSTANGTVPKQTGEGWYASHAWNPAFLAGTMTFAFEVAAQQGWSVPDAVVLPIGQGTLFLGAYRGFSLLNEAGIVDGMPRLLGAQAAGYAPIVEALGGETTDEDGNGTTIADGIQISDPARKDEILAAIEETNGDVIALGGDPIETALDRLHRNGFYVEPSCAVAPAALEQFREDEVLAADADVVVPLTGSGLKTL from the coding sequence ATGGCATCGAATCTCACCTGTCCCAGGTGCGACGCCGTCTACGAGGCCAGCCCCACGGAACCGTGGCGTTGTGCCTGCGAACATCCGCTCGAGTTTACGGAACGACCCCATCCGAACGGAGACCCGCTGCCGCTGCACAGCCTCGACACCAGCGAGGGGCTCTGGACGTTCTTCGAGTTTCTCCCGATCGAACAGCACGTCACCTTCTACGAGGGGTTCACGCCGATAGTCGACGCTCCCGACTGGGGCGCCCAGTTCAAACTCGAATACGTCTTCCCGACCGGATCGTTCAAGGATCGGGGTGCGACGACGACCCTTTCGCGGGCCGTCGAAATCGGCGTCGAGAAGGTCATCGAAGATTCCTCGGGCAACGCCGGCGCGTCCATCGCGACCTACGCGGCCCATGCGGGGCTCGAGGCGGATATCTTCGTTCCAGCGGACGTCAAACAATCGAAGCTGATGACGATTCAGCGGGCCGATGCCCGTCCCGTTCGAATCGACGGGACGCGTGCAGACGTCGCGGCCGCCTGTCACGAAGCCGTCGAAGGCGAGGCGGACGACGAACATGGATCGACCGCGAACGGTACCGTCCCGAAACAGACGGGCGAGGGCTGGTACGCCAGCCACGCCTGGAACCCTGCGTTCCTCGCCGGCACGATGACGTTCGCCTTCGAGGTGGCCGCCCAGCAGGGATGGTCCGTCCCCGACGCCGTCGTCCTCCCGATCGGGCAAGGAACGCTCTTTCTCGGTGCGTACCGAGGTTTCTCGCTTCTCAACGAGGCCGGAATCGTCGACGGGATGCCCCGATTGCTCGGTGCGCAGGCGGCCGGCTACGCACCGATCGTCGAAGCTCTCGGCGGCGAAACGACCGACGAGGACGGCAACGGAACCACCATCGCCGACGGCATCCAGATCTCCGATCCCGCGCGAAAAGACGAAATCCTCGCGGCGATCGAAGAGACGAACGGGGACGTGATCGCCCTGGGTGGCGATCCGATCGAGACCGCGCTCGACCGACTCCACCGGAACGGGTTCTACGTCGAACCGTCCTGTGCGGTGGCTCCCGCCGCCCTCGAGCAGTTCCGTGAGGACGAGGTCCTTGCAGCGGACGCGGACGTCGTCGTCCCGCTGACCGGAAGCGGATTGAAAACCCTTTGA
- a CDS encoding Rid family detoxifying hydrolase, whose protein sequence is MANAHRIYTDDAPSTDNPYSQGVHAGDTLYVSGYGPVDPDTGETVDGDIASQTDRVLDNVAAVVDEAGGDGLADVVKVTVYLTDLEDYDRVNEAYGARFGEVPPARVCVEAAQLPEDVRVEMDAIAFLGHSTA, encoded by the coding sequence ATGGCGAACGCACACCGAATTTACACGGACGACGCACCGAGCACCGACAACCCGTATTCGCAGGGCGTCCACGCCGGGGACACGCTCTACGTATCCGGCTACGGGCCCGTCGATCCAGACACTGGGGAGACAGTCGACGGCGATATAGCGTCACAGACCGACCGCGTACTCGACAACGTCGCCGCGGTCGTCGACGAAGCCGGCGGCGACGGCCTCGCAGACGTCGTCAAGGTGACCGTCTATCTGACCGACCTCGAGGACTACGACCGGGTCAACGAGGCGTACGGGGCCCGGTTCGGCGAGGTGCCGCCAGCCAGAGTCTGCGTCGAAGCCGCTCAGTTGCCCGAGGACGTGCGCGTGGAAATGGATGCGATCGCATTTCTGGGCCACTCCACAGCGTGA
- a CDS encoding succinylglutamate desuccinylase/aspartoacylase family protein — MTTTLGTASAGPGEIDTGRLEVGETRDGSPFGLPVAVVNGESRGKTLYMQAASDGDELNGVGVIQRIVPQFDPAELSGTILIVGIVNYHAFQVAEHRNPIDDTKMNRTYPGNEGGTSSERIAAATFDNAMRADLILDLHQGSTSRMLDEVRVRCGKRHRLHEQCLELAKAFGCGYVLDQKGPDGQLARTAPDEGIPTVDPELGGAVGWDEHSIQAGVEGVFNVLRYYDFLEGDQQLEPQTRASGFKQYGAPAGGLVTMHRELGDRVRPGDAIFEITTPFGEPKAEVTADSDGILWRIRRLPQVATGEYVCSVGTDIGEY, encoded by the coding sequence ATGACGACGACGCTCGGAACGGCGAGCGCGGGGCCCGGCGAAATCGACACGGGCCGTCTCGAGGTCGGCGAAACGCGGGACGGGAGCCCGTTCGGGCTCCCCGTCGCCGTGGTAAACGGCGAATCCCGGGGAAAGACTCTCTACATGCAGGCCGCGAGCGACGGTGACGAACTCAACGGTGTGGGCGTTATCCAGCGCATCGTGCCGCAGTTCGATCCCGCCGAACTCTCTGGGACGATCCTGATAGTCGGAATCGTAAACTATCACGCGTTCCAGGTTGCTGAACATCGAAACCCGATCGACGACACGAAGATGAACCGGACGTATCCCGGCAACGAGGGCGGAACCTCGAGCGAGCGGATCGCTGCTGCGACCTTCGACAATGCGATGCGTGCGGATCTGATCCTCGACCTCCATCAGGGATCGACCAGTCGAATGCTCGACGAAGTTCGCGTTCGCTGCGGGAAGCGCCATCGGCTCCACGAGCAGTGTCTCGAACTGGCCAAGGCCTTCGGCTGCGGCTACGTGCTCGATCAGAAAGGCCCGGACGGACAACTGGCTCGTACCGCTCCCGACGAAGGCATTCCGACGGTCGATCCCGAACTCGGCGGGGCGGTCGGCTGGGACGAACACAGCATTCAAGCGGGCGTCGAAGGCGTCTTTAACGTACTCCGATACTACGACTTCCTCGAGGGCGACCAGCAACTCGAGCCACAGACCCGAGCCAGCGGGTTCAAGCAGTACGGCGCGCCCGCGGGCGGACTCGTGACCATGCACAGGGAACTCGGCGACCGAGTTCGACCCGGCGACGCGATATTCGAGATCACGACTCCCTTCGGCGAGCCGAAAGCCGAGGTGACGGCCGACAGCGACGGCATCCTCTGGCGGATTCGGCGGCTCCCCCAGGTCGCGACCGGTGAATACGTCTGCTCCGTTGGAACCGATATCGGTGAGTACTGA